In Pleurocapsa sp. PCC 7319, the following are encoded in one genomic region:
- a CDS encoding FHA domain-containing protein, with product MTAKPVKHREEYILIVTDGKGHREIHLEKNTYSLGRGAQCDILLQSQFVSRHHATLVKRQEEDGNYYRIIDGDSEGKTSVNGLLINGKKVRFHDLKHGDKVIFGPQVEAVYEYREYDVFPTIPPDDPYDITLIDPAMIDIEEEP from the coding sequence ATGACTGCAAAACCTGTAAAACATCGAGAAGAGTATATCTTAATTGTTACCGATGGCAAAGGGCATCGAGAAATTCATCTGGAAAAAAATACTTATTCTCTGGGAAGAGGAGCACAATGCGATATTTTACTGCAATCTCAATTTGTTTCTCGACATCATGCCACTTTAGTTAAAAGACAGGAAGAAGATGGCAACTATTATCGAATTATTGATGGTGACTCGGAAGGAAAAACTAGCGTTAATGGACTGTTGATTAATGGCAAAAAAGTCAGATTTCACGACCTAAAACACGGAGATAAAGTTATTTTTGGACCTCAGGTCGAAGCTGTTTATGAATATCGTGAGTATGATGTTTTTCCAACCATCCCACCTGATGACCCTTATGATATTACATTGATCGATCCAGCAATGATTGATATTGAAGAGGAACCATAA
- the lipA gene encoding lipoyl synthase: MTVKPDWLRVKAPQIERVGSVKEILRDLSLNTVCEEASCPNIGECFSVGTATFLIMGPACTRACPYCDIDFEKKPQALDPNEPIQLAEAVSRLKLNHVVITSVNRDDLPDEGASQFVRCIEEVRQVSPQTTIELLIPDLCGNWEALELILSAQPDVLNHNTETIPRLYKRVRPQGDYQRSLELLKRSRAIAPWVYTKSGIMVGLGETDAEVRAVIRGLRNVDCDILTIGQYLQPTQKHLGVKDFVTPKQFQAWQEFGESIGFLQVVSSPLTRSSYHAEQVRALMQLYPRQKPNIAPV; encoded by the coding sequence GTGACTGTAAAGCCAGACTGGTTGAGGGTGAAAGCACCGCAAATTGAACGAGTAGGTAGTGTTAAAGAGATCTTGCGCGACTTATCCTTGAACACTGTTTGTGAAGAGGCTTCTTGTCCCAATATAGGTGAATGTTTCAGTGTTGGTACCGCCACTTTTTTGATTATGGGACCGGCTTGTACCCGGGCTTGTCCTTATTGTGATATCGATTTTGAGAAAAAACCTCAGGCTCTCGATCCTAATGAGCCAATTCAGTTGGCAGAAGCAGTAAGTCGCCTCAAGCTAAATCATGTGGTAATTACTTCCGTAAATCGCGACGATCTTCCGGATGAGGGTGCTTCCCAATTTGTCCGCTGTATTGAAGAGGTGCGTCAAGTTTCTCCTCAAACCACTATTGAGCTACTGATTCCCGACTTATGTGGGAACTGGGAAGCCCTAGAGCTAATTTTATCTGCTCAACCCGATGTACTTAATCACAACACAGAAACTATTCCTCGACTCTACAAAAGAGTGCGTCCTCAAGGAGATTATCAGCGATCGCTCGAACTTTTAAAACGCTCTCGTGCCATTGCTCCTTGGGTATACACAAAATCTGGCATTATGGTTGGTTTAGGAGAAACTGATGCAGAAGTCAGAGCAGTTATCCGAGGCTTACGGAATGTAGACTGCGATATTTTGACTATTGGACAATATCTCCAACCCACTCAGAAACATTTAGGCGTCAAAGATTTTGTTACGCCTAAGCAGTTTCAAGCTTGGCAAGAATTTGGGGAATCAATTGGCTTTTTACAAGTAGTTTCTAGCCCTCTCACTCGCAGTTCTTATCATGCCGAACAAGTTAGAGCATTAATGCAGCTTTATCCACGTCAAAAGCCAAACATTGCTCCAGTGTAA
- a CDS encoding cation-translocating P-type ATPase: MVKSSPSPLNQERANFNSSTRSELKTIALDVEGMKCAGCVKAVERQLEQNAGVISACVNLITEVAVVEYEAASIAPETLAEKLTKTGFPTQLRQSDRSIFQAGIESQEKQKQQEQQRVRQLVTAAILLFFSSIGHLHHLGLPYIPILSNIWVHFGLATLALLIPGRSLLLDGWRSLVQGMPNMNTLVGLGTVSAYLASCFALFLPQLGWECFFDEPVMLLGFILLGRTLEGKARNRASAALTQLVSLQPPIARLISKQDSTETIEIPVEQVKPGEWLRVLPGEKIPVDGTVVVGETTVDESMLTGESVAVAKTSADIVRAGTINQSGVITIEVTGIGQDTILAKIISLVEDAQTRKAPVQKLADTIAGYFAYGVMAIATLTFCFWYFYGTKIWPSVLMTASHSMSMPMGQMEVETSPLLLSLKLAIAVLVIACPCALGLATPTAILVGTSIGAETGILIKGGDILEQVYQLDTVVFDKTGTLTSGMPQVTNCIPLGDITQKELLQIAASVESNSNHPLAQGIITAAQQQNLSLLEASDFQSVLGQGISAIVAGQRIYLGNQEWLTNQAVEISADQELKVQYLAQSGKTVVYLAISGILQGLIAIEDSLRPDATQTIEQLQKLGLNTVLLTGDRSEVAQAIADKLNLAQTFSEVKPEDKAQIIRSLQQQGQTVAMIGDGINDAPALAQADVGISLQDSTDVAIASADIVLMQNQLEDVIKSIQLSRATVSKIKQNLIWALTYNVFAIPIAAGILLPQYGLLLSPVLAAVAMASSSLIVVTNSLLLNFNLPKLKY; the protein is encoded by the coding sequence ATGGTTAAGTCTTCTCCATCCCCCTTAAACCAGGAGAGAGCAAATTTTAATAGTTCTACTAGGTCTGAGTTAAAGACCATTGCTTTAGATGTGGAAGGGATGAAGTGCGCTGGTTGTGTCAAAGCTGTGGAAAGACAACTAGAGCAAAATGCGGGAGTAATATCTGCTTGTGTCAACTTAATTACGGAAGTGGCAGTGGTAGAATATGAAGCTGCAAGTATTGCTCCAGAAACCTTGGCAGAGAAGCTAACTAAGACTGGTTTTCCTACACAACTACGGCAAAGCGATCGCAGTATTTTTCAAGCGGGAATAGAAAGTCAGGAAAAACAAAAACAGCAGGAACAACAGCGAGTTCGTCAATTAGTTACCGCAGCAATATTATTATTCTTTTCCAGTATCGGTCATTTACATCATCTAGGTTTACCCTATATACCTATACTTAGCAATATTTGGGTACATTTTGGGTTGGCTACTCTAGCGTTACTAATTCCAGGGCGATCGCTCTTACTGGATGGATGGCGTAGCCTGGTTCAGGGAATGCCCAATATGAATACTCTCGTGGGTTTAGGCACAGTCAGTGCATATTTAGCTAGCTGTTTTGCCTTGTTCTTGCCTCAGTTGGGTTGGGAATGTTTTTTTGATGAGCCGGTAATGCTGCTAGGCTTTATCTTATTAGGACGTACCTTAGAAGGAAAAGCTCGTAATCGAGCATCTGCCGCTTTAACCCAGCTAGTTTCTCTTCAACCCCCTATTGCCCGACTAATCAGCAAACAAGACAGTACTGAGACGATTGAAATCCCTGTAGAACAAGTTAAACCCGGGGAGTGGTTAAGGGTCTTACCAGGAGAAAAAATTCCTGTAGATGGCACTGTAGTTGTGGGTGAAACTACTGTAGATGAATCGATGTTAACTGGGGAGTCAGTAGCAGTAGCTAAAACAAGCGCTGATATAGTACGTGCTGGAACAATCAATCAGTCGGGAGTAATCACTATCGAAGTAACTGGCATTGGTCAAGATACCATTTTGGCAAAAATAATCAGTTTGGTAGAAGATGCTCAAACTCGCAAAGCTCCTGTACAAAAGTTGGCAGACACTATTGCTGGATATTTTGCTTATGGAGTAATGGCGATCGCTACTCTAACTTTCTGCTTTTGGTACTTCTATGGCACAAAAATTTGGCCATCAGTATTAATGACTGCATCTCACTCCATGTCCATGCCTATGGGACAAATGGAGGTGGAAACTTCACCTTTACTCTTAAGCTTAAAACTAGCGATCGCTGTACTAGTAATCGCCTGTCCTTGTGCCCTGGGTTTGGCTACGCCTACGGCAATTTTGGTAGGTACAAGTATTGGTGCCGAAACAGGGATTTTAATCAAAGGAGGCGATATTCTAGAACAAGTTTATCAACTAGACACCGTAGTTTTTGATAAAACAGGAACTTTGACTAGTGGTATGCCCCAAGTTACTAACTGTATTCCTTTGGGAGATATTACACAAAAAGAGTTATTACAGATCGCAGCATCCGTTGAAAGTAATAGCAATCATCCTTTAGCTCAAGGGATTATCACAGCAGCACAACAACAAAATTTATCATTATTAGAAGCTAGTGATTTTCAGAGCGTTCTAGGTCAGGGTATTTCGGCAATAGTAGCTGGACAAAGAATATATTTAGGGAATCAAGAATGGTTAACCAATCAGGCTGTTGAAATCTCAGCAGATCAGGAGCTAAAAGTTCAATATTTAGCTCAATCAGGTAAAACAGTTGTCTACTTAGCTATATCAGGTATTTTACAGGGGTTGATCGCTATAGAAGATAGTTTACGCCCCGATGCAACTCAAACTATTGAACAATTACAAAAACTAGGATTAAATACTGTCTTACTTACAGGCGATCGCTCAGAAGTTGCTCAGGCGATCGCTGATAAACTCAATCTTGCTCAGACTTTCTCAGAAGTCAAACCAGAAGACAAAGCTCAGATCATCCGCTCATTACAACAGCAAGGTCAAACAGTAGCTATGATTGGAGATGGAATTAATGATGCACCCGCTTTAGCTCAGGCAGATGTTGGTATATCACTTCAAGACAGCACTGATGTGGCGATCGCCTCTGCCGATATTGTTTTGATGCAAAACCAACTTGAAGATGTCATAAAATCAATTCAACTTAGTCGAGCAACAGTTAGCAAAATCAAACAAAATCTCATTTGGGCTTTGACCTACAATGTTTTTGCTATTCCTATTGCCGCAGGAATTTTATTACCTCAATATGGTTTATTACTGTCCCCTGTGTTAGCTGCGGTAGCAATGGCATCTAGTTCTTTGATTGTGGTCACTAACTCCCTCTTATTAAATTTTAATTTGCCAAAGTTAAAATATTAA
- the sigC gene encoding RNA polymerase sigma factor SigC, giving the protein MLASSSYVETERNNSSANTDIDLNLENPNDASDKFPEELVELDLEGIDPDNIRRGSRTTTDLVRLYLQEIGRVPLLERDEEVSEAQKVQRHISILEQRAQAAEAGNKILQEFIELVDVHDRLVTQLSHRPSLKRWSMAVGMEIPLLKENLAQGKQAWAEVIGCDVKELDKTQKSGIRAKEHMIKANLRLVVSVAKKYQNRGLELLDLIQEGTLGLERAVEKFDPTKGYRFSTYAYWWIRQGITRAIATQSRTIRLPVHITEKLNKIKKAQRKISQEKGRTPKIEDIAQELDMTAAQIREVLLRVPRSVSLEIKVGKEKDTELGDLLETESASPEETLMRESLQKDLHYLLSELTTREREVIQMRFGFGGEKPFSLAEIGRCLELSRERVRQIEAKALQKLRQPRRRNLIRDYLESLS; this is encoded by the coding sequence ATGCTTGCTAGTTCTTCATACGTTGAAACCGAAAGAAATAATTCTTCAGCCAATACCGATATTGATCTAAATTTAGAAAACCCTAATGATGCTTCCGATAAGTTTCCTGAGGAACTTGTTGAGCTTGATTTAGAGGGGATAGACCCTGACAATATTCGTCGAGGTAGCCGAACCACTACTGATTTGGTCAGATTATATCTACAAGAGATTGGTAGAGTTCCTCTACTAGAAAGGGATGAAGAAGTTTCGGAAGCTCAAAAAGTTCAACGCCATATAAGTATTCTGGAGCAACGTGCTCAGGCTGCTGAGGCAGGCAATAAAATTCTCCAGGAATTTATTGAGCTAGTTGATGTTCATGACCGTCTAGTGACTCAACTCAGCCATCGTCCATCCCTCAAAAGATGGTCTATGGCAGTGGGTATGGAAATTCCCCTGTTAAAAGAAAATTTAGCTCAAGGGAAACAGGCTTGGGCAGAAGTTATTGGCTGTGATGTCAAAGAGTTAGACAAAACTCAAAAGAGTGGCATCCGCGCTAAAGAACACATGATTAAGGCAAATTTACGTCTTGTGGTTTCTGTCGCCAAGAAATATCAAAATCGTGGTTTAGAATTACTCGATCTGATTCAAGAGGGAACTTTAGGGTTAGAGCGGGCAGTAGAAAAATTTGACCCGACTAAAGGTTATCGTTTTAGCACTTATGCTTACTGGTGGATTCGTCAGGGGATCACTAGAGCGATCGCAACTCAAAGTCGCACCATTCGTCTTCCTGTACACATTACTGAAAAGCTCAATAAAATTAAAAAAGCTCAACGTAAGATCTCTCAAGAAAAAGGACGCACACCCAAAATTGAAGATATTGCCCAAGAGTTAGATATGACTGCGGCACAAATTCGCGAAGTCTTGTTGCGTGTTCCGCGCTCAGTCTCTCTGGAAATTAAAGTTGGTAAAGAAAAAGACACCGAGTTGGGAGATTTATTAGAAACCGAAAGTGCCTCTCCCGAAGAGACTTTGATGCGAGAGTCTTTACAAAAAGATCTGCATTATCTTTTATCGGAATTAACAACTCGTGAACGGGAAGTAATTCAGATGCGCTTTGGTTTTGGAGGAGAAAAACCATTTTCTCTAGCTGAGATTGGTCGTTGTTTAGAGTTATCTCGTGAACGTGTACGTCAAATAGAAGCTAAGGCATTGCAAAAATTACGCCAACCCCGACGCAGAAACTTAATCAGAGATTATCTAGAGTCTCTTAGTTAG
- a CDS encoding glycoside hydrolase family 55 protein encodes MKSVKVVYPLDANFVNVRDYGAKGDGKIDDTEAILQAVQQNLMQHRTLFFPTGTYIVSDVLEWKRENGTFGAFLTWQGEGMGHTIIQLKDHSDLFQDPNSPQSIIRTGSIGTKDGQGPRAHNNYIFDMTFDIGKDNPGAIGVDFNASNTGAVENVEIVSQDGQGAVGLELTREVGPCLIKNVTIKGFDKGIRVASALYGITFENIHLEKQNQVGILNDSNVIAVRKLTSLNSVPALINKGLWPGPNVLIDSELRGGSPQQVAIENSVHLLVRNVNVEGYKAAIKNGDDLIMGSRVEEFISSEPLSLFDSDQTTLNLAVIETPKFSDPNLNNWANVKDYGANPDDKLDDSLAIQKAIDSGKTTVYFPNGRYTLDKPAIVRGNVRRLIGFNSPISSSKGFLRFENQKHPVIVERFNCFGNNKCQLENATSQPVVLRHSTGALFSTTSATGTWFIENVVTPRFHIGKNQKLYARQLNCESPPPEPLLKNDGGQVWLFGYKTEFGNTVAATLNSGKTEILGGLFYPSQGVKDPKIPVLINRDSSVTAVYREIAFGSTYTIQIIENRKEKTKTLNRQSLGKGNMIAVPLYVGY; translated from the coding sequence ATGAAAAGTGTCAAAGTTGTTTATCCTCTTGATGCTAATTTTGTCAATGTGCGAGATTATGGAGCCAAAGGAGATGGTAAAATCGACGACACTGAAGCTATCCTTCAAGCTGTTCAGCAGAATCTAATGCAGCATCGAACGCTTTTTTTTCCCACGGGAACTTATATAGTTAGTGATGTACTCGAATGGAAGCGCGAGAATGGAACATTTGGCGCTTTTTTGACTTGGCAAGGTGAAGGTATGGGTCATACGATTATCCAACTCAAAGATCATTCTGACCTTTTTCAAGATCCTAACAGCCCTCAATCAATAATCCGTACAGGTTCAATTGGAACAAAAGATGGTCAAGGACCACGCGCTCATAACAACTACATCTTTGATATGACTTTTGACATTGGCAAAGATAATCCTGGTGCTATTGGAGTAGACTTCAATGCCAGTAATACTGGTGCAGTTGAAAATGTAGAAATCGTTTCTCAGGATGGTCAAGGAGCAGTAGGTTTAGAACTCACCAGAGAAGTGGGTCCCTGTCTAATTAAGAACGTAACTATTAAAGGTTTTGATAAGGGGATTCGGGTTGCGTCTGCTCTCTATGGCATTACTTTCGAAAATATTCATTTAGAAAAGCAAAATCAAGTTGGTATTCTCAACGATAGTAATGTTATTGCTGTCCGTAAATTAACCAGCCTTAATTCAGTTCCTGCTCTCATCAATAAAGGTCTCTGGCCTGGTCCCAATGTACTAATTGATTCAGAACTTCGCGGTGGTTCGCCCCAGCAGGTTGCTATTGAAAACTCCGTTCATCTTTTAGTTCGTAATGTCAATGTAGAAGGTTATAAAGCTGCCATTAAAAATGGTGACGATCTTATAATGGGTTCGCGAGTAGAAGAATTCATTTCCTCCGAACCCTTAAGCCTATTTGATTCAGACCAGACAACACTTAACTTAGCTGTCATTGAAACACCAAAATTTTCCGATCCTAACCTTAACAATTGGGCTAACGTTAAAGATTATGGAGCTAATCCAGATGACAAATTAGACGACTCATTAGCGATCCAAAAAGCGATAGATTCGGGCAAAACTACTGTCTACTTCCCCAACGGAAGATATACACTAGACAAACCTGCGATCGTGCGGGGGAATGTTCGTCGACTAATTGGGTTTAATTCGCCTATTAGTTCTTCCAAAGGCTTTTTGCGGTTTGAAAACCAAAAACATCCAGTAATTGTGGAAAGATTTAATTGCTTTGGAAACAATAAATGTCAGTTAGAAAATGCAACTTCCCAGCCTGTAGTGCTTCGTCATTCTACTGGTGCTCTTTTCTCAACAACCTCAGCAACCGGAACTTGGTTTATCGAAAACGTTGTAACTCCTCGGTTTCATATTGGTAAAAATCAAAAGCTATACGCTCGTCAGCTTAACTGCGAGTCTCCACCACCTGAACCACTGCTAAAAAATGATGGAGGTCAAGTTTGGTTATTCGGGTATAAAACCGAGTTTGGTAATACTGTAGCTGCGACTTTAAATAGTGGTAAGACTGAAATTTTGGGTGGATTGTTTTATCCTTCACAAGGAGTCAAAGATCCAAAAATACCAGTATTAATTAATCGAGACTCTTCTGTTACAGCAGTCTATCGAGAAATAGCCTTTGGTTCTACCTACACTATCCAAATAATAGAAAATCGTAAAGAAAAAACAAAAACTCTTAATCGTCAAAGCTTAGGTAAAGGTAATATGATCGCAGTACCGCTTTATGTAGGATATTAA
- a CDS encoding glycoside hydrolase family 10 protein encodes MSEIRGVWIANRPHSKVLESRENIVETLDFLQFYGFNVIFPVVWNRGYTLYPSQVMSKYKLPIIDPYYEQQQRDPLAEIIHAAHQHNIKVIPWLEYGFAASHLLSGGHILQQYSHWEAIDREGKIVRHGGLTWMNSFDPEVQQFMLEIIREIISTYCVDGIQGCDRLPALPVTAGYDDKTSALYQAEFGKTPPSNPKNQQWIQWRANLLTDFLARVYQEVKAINPQAIISLSPAVYPFCLTNLLQDSKTWVARGLVDIIHPQIYRSSFFGYNQEVKKLIKTYDRNSLTKFAPGIAFTANGKDVTIKDLIKCIKTNRDHHLSGQVFFHYEGLRKNNDQVAIALTKLANYNQIASLPRQIDSNT; translated from the coding sequence ATGTCAGAAATACGCGGAGTTTGGATCGCCAATCGTCCCCATAGCAAGGTATTAGAATCGCGAGAAAATATTGTTGAAACGCTAGATTTCTTACAATTCTATGGATTTAATGTCATTTTTCCTGTGGTTTGGAATCGGGGTTATACTCTCTATCCTAGTCAGGTGATGAGCAAGTACAAATTACCTATAATCGACCCCTACTATGAACAACAGCAACGCGATCCTCTGGCGGAGATTATCCATGCGGCTCATCAGCACAATATTAAAGTTATTCCCTGGTTAGAATACGGCTTTGCCGCCTCACACCTTCTAAGTGGGGGACATATCTTACAACAGTATTCCCATTGGGAGGCTATAGATCGAGAAGGCAAAATAGTAAGACACGGCGGTTTAACTTGGATGAATTCCTTTGATCCAGAGGTTCAGCAATTCATGCTGGAAATAATTAGGGAAATTATTAGTACGTATTGTGTAGATGGAATTCAGGGATGCGATCGCCTTCCAGCTCTCCCCGTTACCGCCGGATACGACGATAAAACCTCTGCTTTATATCAAGCGGAATTTGGCAAGACACCACCTAGTAATCCTAAAAATCAGCAGTGGATACAGTGGCGGGCAAATCTGTTAACAGACTTTTTGGCTAGAGTATATCAAGAGGTTAAAGCCATTAATCCTCAGGCAATTATTTCTTTGTCCCCAGCAGTATATCCCTTCTGTTTAACTAATTTGCTGCAAGATTCTAAAACTTGGGTAGCAAGAGGTTTAGTTGATATTATTCATCCCCAAATATATCGCTCCAGTTTCTTTGGGTATAACCAAGAAGTTAAAAAGCTAATAAAAACTTATGACCGCAATTCTTTAACTAAGTTTGCTCCAGGTATTGCCTTTACTGCTAATGGCAAAGATGTCACTATCAAAGACTTAATTAAGTGTATTAAAACTAATCGCGATCACCATCTAAGCGGACAAGTATTTTTTCATTATGAAGGGTTACGGAAAAATAACGATCAAGTTGCGATCGCTTTGACCAAGTTAGCCAATTACAATCAAATAGCAAGCTTACCAAGACAAATTGATAGTAATACATAG
- the gmd gene encoding GDP-mannose 4,6-dehydratase produces the protein MTKHKVALLTGITGQDGSYLSEFLLDKGYEVHGIIRRTSTFNTDRIDHLYIDPHSPEARLFLHYGDLTDGTTLRRILEEVKPVEIYNLGSQSHVKVSFDSPEYTVDSVGMGTLRLLEAIRDYQQRTGIEVRFYQAGSSEMFGKVQEVPQKETTPFYPRSPYACAKVYAHWQTVNYRESYDLFACNGILFNHESPRRGETFVTRKITRALARIVAGQQKKLYMGNLDSKRDWGYAKDYVKAMWLMLQQERSDDYVVATGETYQIKEFLDIAFSYVNLDWQDYVAFDPRYLRPAEVDLLIGDPSKTKQKLGWQPSVTFEQLVKLMVNADLAALNLPTPNGIRNEDHAHLRRNFATIVD, from the coding sequence ATGACTAAGCACAAAGTAGCATTGCTCACAGGCATTACTGGTCAAGATGGTTCTTATTTAAGCGAATTTTTACTTGACAAAGGCTATGAAGTTCACGGCATCATTCGTCGAACTTCTACTTTCAATACCGATCGCATCGATCATCTATATATTGACCCTCATAGTCCAGAAGCCAGATTATTTCTTCATTATGGCGATTTAACTGACGGGACTACCCTCAGACGCATTCTGGAAGAAGTGAAACCCGTCGAGATCTATAATTTGGGTTCGCAGTCTCATGTTAAGGTTAGTTTTGACTCGCCCGAATACACTGTTGACTCTGTCGGGATGGGCACTTTACGTCTATTAGAAGCTATCAGAGACTATCAGCAACGGACCGGAATTGAAGTCAGATTTTATCAAGCTGGTTCTTCCGAAATGTTTGGTAAGGTACAGGAAGTACCTCAAAAAGAAACTACTCCGTTTTATCCCCGTAGTCCCTATGCCTGTGCCAAAGTTTATGCTCATTGGCAAACGGTAAACTACCGTGAATCTTATGATTTATTTGCCTGTAACGGAATTTTATTTAATCATGAATCTCCTCGCCGTGGCGAAACTTTTGTGACACGTAAAATCACCAGAGCGCTCGCTCGTATAGTTGCCGGTCAGCAAAAAAAGCTTTACATGGGTAATTTAGACTCCAAAAGGGACTGGGGCTATGCTAAAGATTATGTTAAAGCTATGTGGCTGATGCTACAGCAAGAGCGATCAGATGACTATGTTGTAGCTACAGGAGAAACTTACCAAATCAAAGAATTTTTAGATATTGCATTTAGTTACGTGAATTTAGATTGGCAAGATTATGTAGCTTTTGATCCCCGTTATCTACGCCCTGCAGAAGTAGACTTATTGATTGGCGATCCCAGTAAAACCAAGCAAAAATTAGGTTGGCAGCCCTCTGTTACTTTTGAACAACTGGTGAAACTCATGGTCAATGCTGATCTAGCTGCTCTTAATCTGCCTACTCCTAATGGTATTCGTAATGAAGACCATGCTCACTTACGACGTAATTTTGCCACCATTGTAGATTAA
- a CDS encoding DNA polymerase III subunit delta': MDVYEALLGQDTAVQLLQQAVKLERVAPAYLFYGCSGVGKSIVAKGFIQVLLTVDLSPDKCSLAQRKLNKGNHPDLLWVEPTYLSKGKIYTASAAAVQGLKFKTPPKIRIEQIRRITQFLNRPALEATRQVVVIEDAQTMAEEPANALLKTLEEPGNATLILIAPDTDSLLTTLVSRCQKIQFYPLSEVNLKTVLERNGYQAILEYPEIIAIAQGSPGKAIAAWEILQTIPNELLKQLKGAIATPLDAIKLAKNIASELDSSTQLWLVDYLQYYYWQQNHQVRLMQQWEKTRQYLLSYVQPRLIWECTLLSLLQVE; encoded by the coding sequence ATGGATGTTTATGAAGCTTTACTTGGTCAAGATACGGCAGTTCAATTATTACAACAAGCGGTTAAGTTGGAGCGTGTTGCCCCAGCTTATTTATTTTATGGTTGTTCAGGTGTGGGAAAAAGTATTGTTGCCAAAGGTTTTATTCAAGTGCTATTGACTGTAGATTTATCACCAGATAAATGTTCTTTGGCACAGAGAAAACTAAATAAAGGTAATCATCCAGATTTATTATGGGTAGAACCAACATACCTTAGTAAAGGCAAAATATACACTGCATCAGCAGCAGCAGTACAAGGACTAAAATTCAAAACTCCGCCCAAAATTCGGATTGAACAGATTCGTCGTATCACTCAGTTTCTCAACCGTCCTGCTCTGGAAGCCACTCGCCAGGTTGTAGTGATTGAAGATGCTCAAACTATGGCAGAAGAGCCGGCCAATGCACTTTTAAAAACATTAGAAGAGCCAGGAAACGCAACCTTGATTTTAATTGCACCTGATACTGATTCTTTGTTGACTACTTTGGTTTCTCGCTGTCAAAAGATTCAATTTTATCCTCTGTCAGAAGTTAATCTAAAAACTGTACTAGAACGAAACGGTTATCAAGCAATCCTAGAATATCCGGAAATAATCGCGATCGCTCAAGGAAGTCCAGGAAAAGCGATCGCCGCTTGGGAGATATTACAAACAATTCCCAATGAGCTATTAAAACAATTAAAGGGCGCAATTGCTACTCCTCTCGATGCCATTAAGTTAGCCAAGAATATTGCTAGTGAATTAGATTCTTCAACCCAATTATGGCTGGTAGACTATCTGCAATACTACTACTGGCAACAAAACCACCAAGTGCGATTAATGCAACAGTGGGAAAAAACTCGTCAATATCTACTGAGTTATGTCCAACCACGCTTGATTTGGGAATGTACATTACTATCACTACTTCAGGTTGAATAA